The Bradyrhizobium sp. WBAH42 genome includes a window with the following:
- a CDS encoding SDR family NAD(P)-dependent oxidoreductase codes for MAGQVEGKVALVTGGASGIGEAIVELFAREGATVIATDIDELRGPELIRRITNAGGKAIFLEQDVTSEERWIEIVAEIARRFGRLDVLVSNAGIGISVPSIVDMTLADWRKQNAINLDGVFLSVKHCLPLMRKTGGGSIVMMSSLAGLRGSPGLSAYSATKGGVRLFAKSIAMECAAAGDGIRVNSVHPGIIDTPIWGKIPTGAAGSGQNAPIDPEERARVVTPLGRAGQAAEIASGVLYLASDASRYVTGSELVIDGGMNAGGVPRRA; via the coding sequence ATGGCAGGGCAGGTTGAGGGCAAGGTCGCACTGGTGACGGGCGGCGCCTCCGGCATTGGCGAGGCTATCGTCGAGCTGTTCGCGCGCGAAGGCGCCACGGTCATCGCGACCGACATCGACGAGCTGAGGGGCCCCGAGCTCATCAGGCGCATCACCAATGCCGGCGGCAAGGCCATCTTTCTGGAGCAGGATGTCACGAGCGAAGAGCGCTGGATCGAGATCGTCGCCGAGATCGCAAGGCGCTTCGGCCGGCTCGACGTGCTCGTCTCCAATGCCGGCATCGGCATTTCCGTGCCATCGATCGTCGACATGACTCTCGCTGACTGGCGCAAGCAGAATGCGATCAATCTCGATGGCGTGTTTCTGTCGGTCAAGCATTGCCTTCCCCTGATGCGTAAGACCGGCGGCGGCTCGATCGTCATGATGTCCTCGCTGGCGGGCCTGCGCGGCTCGCCCGGATTGTCGGCCTATTCAGCGACAAAGGGCGGCGTGCGGCTGTTCGCCAAGTCGATCGCGATGGAGTGCGCGGCGGCAGGCGACGGTATCCGCGTCAACTCGGTTCATCCCGGCATCATCGACACCCCGATCTGGGGCAAGATCCCGACGGGGGCGGCCGGCTCTGGCCAGAACGCCCCGATCGATCCGGAGGAGCGCGCCCGTGTCGTCACGCCGCTTGGCCGCGCCGGCCAGGCCGCGGAGATCGCCTCGGGCGTGCTGTATCTCGCCTCCGATGCCTCGCGCTATGTCACCGGCAGCGAGCTCGTCATCGATGGCGGCATGAACGCCGGCGGGGTGCCGCGGCGCGCTTGA
- the efp gene encoding elongation factor P has product MRVIASSIRKGNVIEQDGKLYVVVSAENIHPGKGTPVSQIEMRRISDGVKISERYKTTDQVEKATIEERNYTYLYEDGDGYHFMNPETYDQVQVSKDVVGDAAAYLQPDMTVKLSTHDVNVVSMALPQRVTLEVVETEPVTKGQTASSSYKPAVLSNGVRTTVPPHISVGTRIVVMTEDGSYSERAKD; this is encoded by the coding sequence TTGAGAGTCATCGCCAGTTCTATTCGCAAGGGCAACGTGATCGAGCAAGACGGCAAGCTCTACGTCGTCGTGAGCGCCGAGAACATCCATCCCGGCAAGGGCACCCCGGTCAGCCAGATCGAAATGCGCCGAATCTCGGACGGGGTAAAGATCTCGGAACGCTACAAGACCACCGACCAGGTCGAAAAGGCCACGATCGAAGAGCGTAACTACACCTACCTCTATGAGGATGGCGACGGCTACCATTTCATGAACCCGGAGACCTACGACCAGGTCCAGGTTTCCAAGGACGTCGTCGGCGACGCCGCCGCCTATCTTCAGCCAGACATGACCGTCAAGCTGTCGACCCACGACGTCAATGTGGTGTCGATGGCGCTGCCGCAGCGCGTGACGCTCGAAGTGGTCGAAACCGAGCCCGTGACCAAGGGGCAGACCGCCTCCTCGTCCTACAAGCCGGCGGTGCTCTCCAACGGCGTGCGCACCACCGTGCCGCCGCACATCTCGGTCGGCACCCGTATCGTGGTGATGACCGAAGACGGCTCCTACTCCGAGCGCGCCAAGGACTGA
- a CDS encoding MarR family winged helix-turn-helix transcriptional regulator: MPRKTNDVTRSQSGRKAVEHGAVHVPAPGEGKRGEQGYLGYLLRQAHAAVRLTMERTLADLGVTSPQFAVLTMLNAYPGLSGADVARLTFLTPQTVGVIIRNLERDGAIVMTPHPVHGRIQQWTLTPRGATLLKTCRQRVLELEKRLARNLDSKAETTIRRWLAGIAADLQED; this comes from the coding sequence ATGCCACGCAAGACCAATGACGTCACGAGATCGCAATCGGGACGAAAGGCAGTTGAACACGGCGCCGTGCATGTTCCCGCGCCGGGCGAAGGCAAGCGCGGCGAGCAGGGCTACCTCGGCTATCTGCTGCGCCAGGCCCACGCCGCGGTTCGTCTGACGATGGAGCGCACCCTGGCCGATCTCGGCGTGACGTCGCCGCAATTCGCGGTGCTGACGATGCTGAACGCCTATCCGGGCTTGTCGGGGGCCGATGTCGCCCGCCTCACCTTCCTGACGCCCCAGACCGTCGGCGTCATCATTCGCAACCTCGAACGCGACGGTGCCATTGTCATGACGCCTCATCCCGTCCACGGCCGCATCCAGCAATGGACGCTGACGCCGCGCGGCGCGACACTTTTGAAGACGTGCCGGCAGCGTGTGCTCGAATTGGAGAAGCGCCTCGCTCGAAATCTGGATTCAAAGGCGGAAACCACGATCCGGCGCTGGCTTGCCGGAATTGCGGCTGACCTGCAGGAGGACTAG
- a CDS encoding carboxymuconolactone decarboxylase family protein gives MSHARSEYEDFKRIAPDAYDLVLALGQLAAKAGLDKQLLELVKLRASQINGCAFCVQHHVLLSERIGVPVDKLHLVAVWREAPIFSPRERAALAWAEALTCLPDGVGDEVYAEASGEFSETELTYLTSAVASINVWNRFGAAFRWTPAKRPVATAAAAS, from the coding sequence ATGTCACACGCCCGCAGCGAATATGAAGATTTCAAGCGGATCGCGCCCGATGCGTATGATCTGGTGCTGGCGCTGGGCCAGCTTGCGGCCAAGGCCGGCCTCGACAAGCAACTGCTCGAACTGGTCAAGCTGCGCGCCTCGCAAATCAACGGCTGCGCCTTCTGCGTGCAGCACCACGTCCTGCTGTCGGAACGGATCGGCGTTCCCGTCGACAAGCTCCATCTGGTCGCGGTCTGGCGCGAGGCGCCGATCTTTTCGCCGCGCGAGCGGGCTGCGCTCGCCTGGGCCGAGGCGCTGACCTGTCTGCCCGACGGCGTCGGCGACGAGGTCTATGCGGAAGCGTCCGGCGAATTCTCCGAGACTGAATTGACGTACCTGACCTCGGCCGTCGCCTCGATCAACGTCTGGAACCGCTTCGGCGCGGCGTTTCGCTGGACGCCTGCAAAGCGGCCGGTCGCAACGGCCGCCGCTGCGTCCTGA
- a CDS encoding DUF4397 domain-containing protein, with translation MVGKGFRFVSLHLALLSLLLATPLAADEFRSPSLTALRVDWRAALDQLRSEINSRPQIAGDFIFVPRRTVPRYDPRAMPALVQLNAISSRFFTGITRSPVPVLLPFDAAAYLDAQRSGAPATLALSRYQADFNPVDMFDAGPAGYSATFSLDPGAGEGMPSRVYARPVEVQITGSALVYDIADPAGGKGEPVKPLAAAYPDLRRFIREGYVRYAFTRFGAAYVVSIQCLDSVARPRRLACKEAYPVAERFLKALRIAGGQRMRPLTDVASNIIDRPAVRSPDFSYRPSGDIIPNTGYRKQGGHPDAMAYAQIRFPLEKAPAFVRSQSYGKRDKSEGPTAFPWRDNFCESRSFEVWQCGGGYGHQGEDIRAAGCPPPGEGREPCDPKQRGVVAVRDAIVIRGAKDQAATLQVNSRTEHIRFRYMHMNPHAMNADGLVNGRLVSEGEKIGVVSNYLDRPAGTSLHLHFDVQVFTRDGWIWVNPYVTLVSAYERLIRARGREIGPEIAITSQPVAHALPQDVLKPDLREGAGGEEN, from the coding sequence GTGGTTGGGAAGGGTTTCCGCTTCGTCTCGCTGCATCTGGCGCTGCTTTCGCTCCTCCTTGCCACTCCCCTCGCTGCGGATGAATTCCGCAGCCCCTCGCTGACGGCCCTGCGCGTCGACTGGCGCGCGGCGCTCGACCAGCTTCGCAGCGAGATCAACAGCCGTCCCCAGATTGCGGGCGACTTCATCTTCGTACCCCGCCGTACAGTGCCGCGCTACGACCCGCGCGCGATGCCCGCACTGGTGCAGCTCAACGCGATCTCCTCGCGCTTCTTCACCGGCATTACCCGAAGTCCCGTCCCCGTGCTGCTGCCGTTCGACGCCGCCGCGTATCTCGATGCGCAGCGCAGCGGCGCGCCGGCTACGCTCGCGCTGTCGCGCTACCAGGCCGATTTCAATCCTGTCGACATGTTCGATGCCGGGCCTGCCGGCTACAGCGCGACCTTCTCGCTCGATCCAGGCGCCGGTGAGGGCATGCCAAGCCGGGTGTACGCAAGGCCTGTCGAGGTGCAGATCACGGGCTCGGCGCTCGTCTACGACATCGCCGATCCCGCCGGGGGCAAGGGCGAGCCAGTCAAGCCGCTCGCAGCAGCCTACCCGGATCTGCGCAGGTTCATCCGGGAAGGCTATGTGCGCTACGCCTTCACCCGCTTCGGCGCCGCCTATGTGGTCTCGATCCAGTGCCTCGACAGCGTCGCGAGGCCGCGGCGGCTCGCCTGCAAGGAGGCCTATCCGGTCGCCGAGCGTTTCCTGAAAGCGCTGCGCATCGCTGGCGGCCAGCGCATGCGGCCACTGACGGACGTTGCGTCCAACATCATCGATCGCCCCGCGGTGCGTTCACCGGATTTCAGCTACCGGCCGAGCGGCGACATCATCCCGAACACCGGCTACCGCAAACAGGGCGGCCATCCCGACGCTATGGCCTACGCCCAGATCCGCTTTCCGCTGGAGAAGGCGCCCGCCTTCGTGCGCTCGCAATCCTACGGCAAACGTGACAAGAGCGAAGGCCCGACCGCCTTTCCCTGGCGCGACAATTTCTGCGAGTCGCGCAGTTTCGAAGTGTGGCAATGCGGCGGAGGCTACGGCCATCAGGGCGAGGACATCCGCGCCGCCGGCTGTCCGCCGCCCGGCGAAGGCCGCGAGCCCTGCGATCCCAAGCAGCGCGGCGTCGTCGCCGTGCGTGATGCAATCGTCATCCGCGGTGCCAAGGACCAGGCGGCGACGCTTCAGGTCAATAGCCGCACCGAGCACATCCGTTTCCGCTACATGCACATGAATCCGCACGCGATGAACGCCGACGGCCTCGTCAACGGCCGCCTCGTCAGCGAAGGCGAGAAGATCGGCGTGGTCTCGAACTATCTCGACCGTCCCGCCGGAACGTCGCTGCACCTGCATTTCGACGTCCAGGTATTCACCCGCGACGGCTGGATCTGGGTCAATCCCTACGTCACGTTGGTATCGGCCTATGAGCGGCTGATCCGCGCGCGCGGCCGCGAGATCGGCCCGGAGATCGCAATCACGTCGCAACCGGTGGCCCATGCGCTGCCGCAGGACGTGCTCAAGCCCGACTTGCGCGAGGGGGCGGGCGGCGAGGAGAACTGA
- a CDS encoding cupin domain-containing protein, producing MTAMSFSAVQWPAPSRSTTLAVVAGVACALAIGKTLPVTMDTVAGVLTPLCATAAEGSPLDKVEPIGSYALPNVPGKRVTIVRVSYGPGGFSRPHRHAGSVTAYITKGEIRSQLGGGPVETFGVGQSFFEPPGSTHLVSANASMTEPAELIAVFVADEGAQLTTFLE from the coding sequence ATGACAGCCATGAGCTTTTCTGCCGTGCAGTGGCCGGCGCCGTCGCGTTCGACGACGCTCGCCGTCGTCGCAGGGGTCGCCTGCGCGCTCGCGATCGGCAAGACGCTGCCGGTGACGATGGACACCGTCGCAGGCGTACTGACCCCGCTCTGCGCCACGGCCGCGGAGGGCTCGCCGCTCGACAAGGTCGAGCCGATCGGCTCCTACGCGCTGCCGAACGTCCCGGGCAAGCGCGTCACCATCGTGCGCGTATCCTATGGTCCGGGCGGGTTTTCGCGGCCGCATCGCCACGCGGGATCCGTTACCGCCTACATCACCAAGGGCGAGATCCGCTCGCAACTCGGCGGCGGCCCGGTCGAGACGTTCGGCGTCGGCCAGTCCTTCTTCGAACCACCGGGCTCGACGCACCTGGTCTCGGCCAATGCCAGTATGACGGAGCCGGCGGAGTTGATTGCGGTGTTCGTGGCCGATGAAGGCGCGCAGCTGACGACTTTCCTGGAGTAG
- a CDS encoding lytic murein transglycosylase — translation MKHADSSPRHTRRALLQSTLGVAALLALPSRALAAPPGFDEWRESFRARATAKGISAATWQRAMGRVEPDMSVFAQMRNQPEFHEQVWQYINRRVSDWRIINGKIALKNNEALLARVERDFGVERGTLLALWGVESAYGDPLVQQNHMRPVFPSLAALAWNEPRRKAYWETELINALRIVDKGWSTPEEMRGSWAGAMGHSQWMPEVWLNVGIDYDGDGKVSPFGKPDDALGSTAKYLVNRGKWHRGEHWGYEVRASGNMSGSRTYAAWQAAGVSRADGQPFPQPNASAQMWTPVAGGPTFLLGPNFYSVKSYNPSMNYALAICHLGDRCLGAPPFIQPFPGSERALTLAEVQEMQTRLTKAGFDTGGTDGRVGNDTMKAVKDFQQRAGITPADGYGGLKVLAKLRQGG, via the coding sequence ATGAAGCACGCTGATTCCTCGCCCCGTCACACCCGCCGCGCCCTGCTCCAGTCGACGCTTGGTGTAGCCGCTTTGCTCGCGCTGCCCAGCCGCGCTCTCGCCGCGCCCCCCGGCTTCGACGAATGGCGTGAGAGCTTTCGCGCACGCGCGACGGCAAAAGGTATTTCCGCCGCGACATGGCAGCGCGCGATGGGAAGGGTCGAGCCGGACATGAGCGTGTTCGCGCAGATGCGCAACCAGCCCGAATTCCACGAGCAGGTCTGGCAGTACATCAACCGCCGCGTCTCGGACTGGCGCATCATCAACGGCAAGATCGCGCTGAAGAACAACGAGGCGCTGCTCGCCCGCGTCGAGCGCGATTTCGGGGTCGAGCGCGGCACGCTGCTGGCGCTGTGGGGCGTCGAGTCCGCCTATGGCGATCCCCTGGTGCAGCAGAACCATATGAGGCCGGTGTTTCCCTCGCTCGCCGCGCTCGCCTGGAACGAGCCGCGCCGCAAGGCCTATTGGGAGACCGAGCTGATCAACGCACTGCGCATCGTCGACAAGGGTTGGAGCACGCCTGAGGAAATGCGGGGCTCCTGGGCCGGCGCGATGGGGCATTCGCAATGGATGCCGGAAGTCTGGCTCAATGTCGGCATCGACTATGACGGCGACGGCAAGGTCTCGCCGTTCGGCAAGCCCGACGACGCGCTGGGCTCGACTGCAAAATACCTTGTCAATCGCGGCAAGTGGCATCGCGGCGAGCATTGGGGCTACGAGGTGCGCGCGTCCGGCAACATGAGCGGCAGCCGTACCTATGCAGCCTGGCAGGCGGCCGGCGTCAGCCGCGCCGACGGCCAACCGTTTCCGCAGCCCAACGCATCCGCACAGATGTGGACGCCGGTTGCGGGCGGGCCGACCTTCCTGCTCGGACCGAACTTCTATTCGGTGAAGAGCTATAACCCTTCCATGAACTACGCGCTGGCGATCTGCCATCTCGGGGATCGCTGCCTGGGAGCTCCGCCCTTCATCCAGCCTTTCCCGGGCTCCGAGCGTGCATTGACGCTCGCCGAGGTGCAGGAGATGCAAACGCGCCTCACCAAGGCCGGCTTCGACACCGGCGGCACCGACGGCCGCGTCGGCAACGACACCATGAAGGCGGTCAAGGATTTCCAGCAGCGCGCCGGCATCACGCCAGCGGACGGCTATGGCGGGCTGAAGGTGCTGGCCAAGCTGCGGCAGGGTGGATAG
- a CDS encoding lysine-2,3-aminomutase-like protein codes for MTKTNLARTLREPAELVAEGLAPASALPALERVAARYAVAITPDLAGLIDPTDPDDPIARQFVPTSAELEAQPGENADPIGDHPYSPVAGIVHRYPDRVLFKLVHVCAVYCRFCFRREMVGPGKDNALSESAYRTAIDYIRTQGEIWEVILTGGDPLMLSPRRMSEIMADLAAIDHVKIIRLHTRVPVAEPARVSAEMVAALKVAGAATWVAVHANHARELTGPARAACARLVDAGIPLVSQSVLLRGVNDDIAALSDLMRAFVECRIKPYYLHHGDLAPGTAHLRTTLAQGQDLMRQLRGRVSGLCQPDYVIDIPGGAGKSPVGPNYVLAVQNTADEAREAESETRYRIVDYCGDVHLYPPET; via the coding sequence ATGACAAAGACCAATCTTGCACGCACTCTGCGCGAGCCTGCCGAGCTGGTGGCCGAGGGGCTGGCGCCTGCATCGGCGCTGCCGGCGCTCGAACGCGTCGCCGCGCGCTATGCCGTGGCGATCACGCCTGATCTGGCCGGATTGATCGACCCGACGGATCCCGACGATCCCATCGCGCGGCAGTTCGTTCCGACCTCGGCCGAGCTCGAGGCGCAGCCGGGCGAGAATGCCGATCCGATCGGCGATCACCCGTATTCGCCGGTCGCCGGAATTGTGCACCGCTATCCCGACCGCGTGCTGTTCAAGCTCGTTCATGTCTGCGCGGTCTACTGCCGCTTCTGCTTCCGCCGCGAGATGGTCGGCCCCGGCAAGGACAATGCGTTGTCGGAGAGTGCCTATCGAACCGCGATCGACTACATCCGGACGCAGGGCGAGATTTGGGAAGTGATCCTGACCGGCGGCGATCCCCTGATGCTGTCGCCCCGGCGAATGAGCGAGATCATGGCCGATCTTGCGGCCATCGATCACGTCAAGATCATCCGTCTTCATACCCGCGTTCCCGTGGCCGAACCCGCACGCGTCAGCGCTGAGATGGTTGCGGCCCTGAAGGTCGCGGGCGCGGCCACCTGGGTCGCGGTACACGCCAACCACGCGCGGGAACTGACGGGTCCCGCGCGCGCCGCCTGTGCGCGGCTCGTCGATGCTGGTATACCGCTTGTGAGCCAGTCCGTGCTGTTGCGCGGCGTCAACGACGACATCGCCGCGCTGTCGGATTTGATGAGAGCTTTCGTCGAATGCCGGATCAAGCCCTATTACCTGCATCACGGCGATCTCGCGCCGGGCACCGCGCATCTGCGAACGACGCTGGCGCAAGGCCAGGACTTGATGCGGCAGTTGCGCGGACGGGTGTCAGGCCTGTGTCAACCGGACTATGTCATCGACATTCCCGGCGGCGCCGGCAAGTCGCCGGTAGGGCCGAATTACGTGTTGGCGGTGCAAAATACCGCGGACGAGGCGCGTGAAGCGGAATCGGAAACGCGCTATCGTATCGTCGACTATTGCGGCGACGTTCATCTCTATCCGCCCGAGACATGA
- a CDS encoding aldolase has protein sequence MAHSLHASSPAPATFRSNRPDLATDAIRTAREDLAACFRMAARNGFEEGICNHFSAVVPGHDDLFLVNPYGYAFRELTASKLLICDFHGNVLDGEGVPEATAFYIHAEMHRLLPRAKVAFHTHMPYATALSMTEGEPLIWAGQTALKFYGRTAVDRDYNGLALDSREGARIASAVGDADIVFMKHHGVMVLAPTIAEAWDDLYYLERAAEVQVLAMSTGRKVLPVDPAIAAETYRQMREGDSESARLHLAAIRRQLDAEEPQYRH, from the coding sequence ATGGCGCACAGCCTTCACGCGTCCTCACCCGCGCCCGCGACCTTCCGCTCCAATCGGCCGGATCTCGCCACCGACGCGATCCGCACCGCACGCGAGGATCTGGCCGCCTGCTTCCGCATGGCCGCGCGCAACGGCTTTGAGGAGGGCATCTGCAATCACTTCTCGGCGGTCGTGCCGGGCCATGACGACCTCTTCCTCGTCAACCCCTACGGCTACGCCTTCCGCGAACTGACGGCGTCAAAGCTCCTGATCTGCGATTTCCACGGCAACGTGCTTGACGGCGAGGGCGTGCCCGAGGCGACCGCCTTCTACATCCATGCCGAGATGCACAGGCTGCTGCCGCGCGCCAAGGTCGCCTTCCATACGCACATGCCCTATGCCACGGCGCTGTCGATGACCGAGGGCGAGCCCCTGATCTGGGCCGGCCAGACCGCACTGAAATTCTACGGCCGCACCGCGGTCGACCGCGACTATAACGGCCTCGCGCTCGACAGCCGCGAAGGCGCGCGTATCGCCTCCGCCGTTGGCGATGCCGACATCGTCTTCATGAAGCATCACGGCGTGATGGTGCTGGCGCCGACCATCGCGGAGGCCTGGGACGATCTCTATTATCTCGAGCGCGCCGCCGAGGTGCAGGTGCTGGCGATGTCGACCGGACGGAAGGTGCTGCCGGTCGATCCCGCGATTGCGGCCGAGACCTACAGGCAGATGCGCGAGGGCGATTCCGAATCCGCCCGGCTGCATCTCGCTGCGATCCGCAGACAGCTCGATGCGGAAGAGCCGCAATACAGGCACTGA
- the epmA gene encoding EF-P lysine aminoacylase EpmA: protein MAGDKPMSPFWSPSRHLDRRPFLQARAAVTGALRGFFAEQGFVEVETSVLQVSPGNETHLHAPRTEIMRPDGSRASRYLRTSPEFACKKLLAAGETRIFEFARVFRDRERGDLHLPEFTMLEWYRAGAPYDAIMADCVVVIARAAQATGIGTFFFRGRTADPFAEPELLTVAGAFEHFAGIDLLSTISGGEGNRAALAAAAAGKVRVAEDDTWSDIFSKVLVEHVEPQLGQGRLTILFEYPSPEAALARVKTVDPRVAERFEVYACGVELANGFGELTDAEEQRKRFTESMTEKQRRYGEAYPLDEDFLTAVAAMPEASGVALGFDRLVMLASGATRIDQVVWTPPADER, encoded by the coding sequence ATGGCTGGGGACAAGCCGATGTCGCCGTTTTGGTCGCCCTCGCGGCACCTCGACCGGCGGCCGTTCCTCCAGGCCAGGGCCGCCGTGACCGGAGCTTTGCGGGGGTTTTTCGCCGAACAAGGGTTTGTGGAGGTCGAAACCTCCGTTCTCCAGGTCTCTCCGGGCAACGAGACCCATCTGCACGCCCCCCGGACCGAGATCATGCGGCCGGACGGCAGCCGGGCCAGCCGATACCTGCGGACCTCGCCTGAATTCGCCTGCAAGAAGCTGCTGGCGGCGGGCGAGACGCGGATTTTCGAGTTCGCACGGGTGTTCCGGGACCGCGAGCGCGGCGACCTGCATCTGCCGGAGTTCACCATGCTGGAATGGTACCGGGCAGGCGCCCCCTATGATGCCATCATGGCTGATTGCGTCGTGGTGATCGCCCGTGCGGCGCAGGCGACCGGGATCGGGACCTTCTTCTTCCGCGGCCGGACCGCCGATCCCTTCGCCGAGCCGGAGCTGCTGACCGTCGCGGGCGCCTTCGAGCACTTTGCCGGCATCGACCTGCTGTCGACAATTTCGGGCGGCGAGGGTAACCGTGCGGCGCTCGCCGCGGCGGCAGCCGGAAAGGTCCGTGTCGCCGAGGACGACACCTGGTCGGACATCTTCAGCAAGGTCCTGGTCGAGCATGTCGAGCCGCAGCTGGGGCAGGGGCGTTTGACCATCCTGTTCGAATACCCATCTCCAGAGGCGGCGCTGGCGCGGGTGAAGACGGTCGATCCGAGGGTCGCCGAACGTTTCGAGGTCTATGCCTGCGGCGTCGAGCTCGCCAACGGCTTTGGAGAGCTGACCGATGCCGAGGAGCAGCGCAAACGCTTCACGGAATCGATGACGGAGAAGCAGCGCCGCTACGGCGAAGCCTATCCGCTCGACGAGGATTTTCTGACGGCGGTTGCCGCAATGCCGGAGGCAAGTGGTGTCGCGCTCGGCTTCGATCGGCTGGTGATGCTGGCGAGCGGCGCGACACGAATTGATCAGGTGGTGTGGACACCCCCAGCGGATGAGAGATGA
- a CDS encoding DUF808 domain-containing protein — MSVGLIGLLDDIAGIAKVAAASLDDVAAQAAKAGTKAAGVVIDDAAVTPNYVIGFASKRELPIVGKIAIGSLRNKLLILLPVALLLGYFLPAAVTPLLMLGGAFLCYEGAEKVLEAVLPHHAHQHEAQLQPIALNTRSVEDEKVASAIKTDFILSAEIMAITLAAIPAGSIWTQALVLALVGVFITVGVYGVVALIVKADDVGIALARYGGTSLVGRAIRLLGRALVRGMPAFLAVLSAIGTAAMIWVGGGIILHGIEKYGPPAIGDTVHAATEAAAHLLPSVAGIVEWSVEAAISGALGLLIGAVAIPVVEYGLAPAWKRLRRSRSA; from the coding sequence ATGAGTGTCGGACTGATCGGTCTTCTCGACGACATCGCGGGGATCGCAAAGGTGGCTGCAGCCTCGCTCGACGATGTCGCGGCCCAGGCTGCCAAGGCGGGCACAAAGGCGGCCGGCGTGGTCATCGATGATGCGGCGGTCACGCCGAACTACGTCATCGGTTTTGCATCGAAGCGCGAACTGCCGATCGTCGGGAAGATCGCGATCGGATCGCTGCGCAACAAGCTGCTGATTCTGCTGCCCGTTGCCCTGTTGCTTGGCTATTTCCTTCCCGCCGCGGTCACGCCGCTGCTGATGCTGGGCGGCGCCTTTCTCTGCTATGAGGGCGCCGAAAAGGTGCTCGAAGCCGTGCTGCCGCATCATGCGCACCAGCACGAAGCTCAGCTGCAGCCGATTGCGTTGAATACGCGGTCGGTCGAGGACGAGAAGGTCGCAAGCGCCATCAAGACGGACTTCATCCTGTCGGCTGAGATCATGGCGATCACGCTGGCGGCTATCCCTGCGGGCAGCATCTGGACGCAGGCGCTGGTGCTGGCGCTGGTCGGCGTCTTCATCACCGTTGGGGTCTATGGCGTGGTCGCCTTGATCGTGAAGGCGGACGATGTCGGCATCGCCCTTGCGCGCTACGGCGGCACTTCACTCGTTGGCCGCGCGATCCGCTTGCTTGGACGCGCGCTCGTCCGCGGCATGCCCGCCTTCCTGGCGGTGCTGAGCGCGATCGGCACCGCCGCCATGATCTGGGTCGGCGGCGGCATCATCCTGCATGGCATCGAAAAGTACGGCCCGCCCGCAATTGGTGACACGGTCCATGCCGCAACCGAGGCTGCCGCACATCTCCTTCCATCCGTTGCCGGCATCGTCGAATGGTCGGTCGAGGCAGCCATCTCGGGCGCGCTTGGACTGCTCATCGGCGCGGTTGCCATTCCGGTCGTCGAATACGGACTCGCACCGGCATGGAAACGGCTGAGGCGATCGCGATCGGCCTGA